In a single window of the Bradyrhizobium erythrophlei genome:
- the egtB gene encoding ergothioneine biosynthesis protein EgtB — MTKPASAAATLAAPCPSLFSDSGSLAQNLVEAFLTVRNETESRAAPLTSEDQLIQSMPDASPAKWHRAHTTWFFEQFLLGEHCEGYKPFHPDYAYLFNSYYVSAGPRHARHQRGHLTRPGADEVTAYRRHVDSAIVKFFHEADEDELAAIAPLVEVGLNHEQQHQELMLTDILHAFAQNPIAPAYDPRWKFPAATRTGEAWVTLNEGIHSIGHASETFHFDNEKPAHRALVGPVRLARNLVTNAEWLAFMADGGYRSPTLWLMDGFAVVGNEQWQAPGHWREVDGEWQVMTLGGLKPVDPSAAVCHVSYYEADAFARWSGKHLPTEMEWEVAARAGHLNDAFGIVWQWTRSAYAPYPGYRAIEGALGEYNGKFMVNQLVLRGSSLATPDGHSRITYRNFFYPHHRWQFTGLRLADYAT, encoded by the coding sequence GTGACGAAACCAGCATCCGCTGCGGCCACGCTCGCCGCCCCTTGCCCGTCATTATTTTCCGATTCCGGCAGTCTGGCCCAGAATTTGGTGGAAGCCTTCCTGACGGTCCGAAATGAGACCGAAAGCCGCGCCGCCCCCCTGACATCAGAGGACCAGTTGATCCAGTCGATGCCGGACGCAAGCCCGGCGAAATGGCACCGCGCCCATACCACCTGGTTCTTCGAGCAATTCCTGCTCGGCGAACACTGCGAAGGCTACAAGCCCTTTCACCCGGATTACGCATATCTGTTCAATTCCTACTACGTCAGCGCCGGACCGCGGCACGCCCGCCACCAGCGCGGCCACCTGACCCGTCCTGGCGCCGATGAGGTTACCGCCTATCGCCGGCACGTCGACTCGGCGATCGTGAAATTCTTTCATGAGGCGGATGAGGACGAACTGGCGGCGATCGCGCCGCTGGTCGAAGTCGGTCTCAATCACGAACAGCAGCATCAGGAATTGATGCTGACCGACATCCTGCATGCCTTTGCGCAAAACCCGATTGCACCGGCCTACGATCCCAGGTGGAAATTTCCCGCTGCGACGCGAACCGGCGAGGCGTGGGTCACGCTCAACGAGGGCATCCACAGCATCGGACATGCCAGCGAAACTTTCCATTTCGACAACGAGAAGCCGGCGCACCGCGCGCTGGTGGGACCGGTCAGGCTGGCGCGCAACCTCGTCACCAACGCCGAATGGCTGGCGTTCATGGCCGACGGCGGCTACCGCAGCCCCACGCTCTGGCTCATGGACGGCTTCGCGGTGGTCGGCAACGAACAATGGCAGGCGCCCGGCCACTGGCGTGAGGTCGATGGCGAGTGGCAGGTCATGACGCTGGGCGGATTGAAGCCGGTTGATCCATCAGCCGCGGTTTGTCACGTCAGCTATTATGAGGCCGACGCCTTCGCGCGCTGGAGCGGCAAGCATTTGCCGACCGAAATGGAATGGGAAGTCGCCGCCCGCGCCGGCCATCTCAACGATGCGTTCGGGATCGTGTGGCAGTGGACCCGGAGCGCCTACGCCCCCTACCCCGGCTACCGCGCGATCGAGGGCGCGCTCGGCGAATACAACGGCAAGTTCATGGTCAACCAGTTGGTGCTGCGCGGCTCCTCGCTTGCAACTCCCGACGGGCATAGCCGTATCACCTATCGCAACTTCTTTTATCCACACCATCGCTGGCAATTCACGGG